The DNA region ATCTGAGGTTGTTACAGGGCATCTGATCTAATCCATATATGACATATATACAAGGAGATTCAACAATTCATCTGTCCATCTAGTTATTCAATCAATTAACTTTGTGGCTGTTCCAGATTGAAGTGCTGCCATACAGCCCATATACTAAGTGAAGCAATAAATATAGCAATATTCAAGGCCTCTCATAATGAAACATGGTGAATCGAAAGCTCAAGTAAATTAAGATAACAAAAAAAAATAGAAGCATCCCTTATCTACCACAAACCATACAAAATGAGGAAATACTTTATAATTCCATTGACAGTCAAAAACGTCCTAGCTACAAGTAAGCTCGCATACCACTTGATGGCTGTTGTTGTCCACCGGTATTCTTCTTGTTGGATGCTGGTCCAAGGCGCATGGGCCTGCTAGAACAGTATTGTCCATTCATTTCAGTCATTGCTCGTGTCTGTTCATCCAAATCTCCAAATTTAACAAAACCATAGCCTTTTGAGCGGCCGGTAGTTCTGTCAAAGACAACTTTTGCACCCTTAACTGATGGGTAACGACTCTTGAACGTATCTTGTAGAATGAAATCTGTAACATCCGAGGCTAGATCCCCAACAAATATAGTATAATCTGAACCATCATCTCCACGTTTCTCACCAGCCCCACTTGTAGCCCAATTCAATTTGAAAGGTTGGTTACCATTAGGCATCATTTGACCATTATAATTCTGGAGAACTTGTTCAGCTAAAGCATGGTTGCCAAATTCAATAAAACCATAACCCTCAGGTTGCCCAGTCTGCTTGTTCCGAATTATCTTCACTGAAATAACCTGAACATTATTCAAGTCAACAAAACATTAGACCAATATACCACAATGGAGTTTCTCATGCAGTAAACTTGATAAAGCAAGGAATGAAATCTCTGATATAAAATGAAATACATAAGTCCACATCTCCAAATGTTGAATTATTTTTATTGATGTGTCCTAAAAAGGAGGCTGTTTTTATTTTTAGTTATTTACTGGTGTGTGACACGGTATGCTGTTGTTTGTATAGAATGTATGTTGCTTCAAATAGGATGCACTTAAAACTTTCTAACTGTATGAGGATATATACATAGATTGAACAAGTGAAAGTAATTCTGACAAGTTTGTCATAAAGAATTCTTGAGCAGATGTTGGAGCATGGATGTAAATATGTGTATAACACAGCAGAGGGGTGTATTTGTGGTCAAAGCCGTAATGATGGCGGGCCCTTAGTTGTACTGCATCCCTTTTGTTGCTTTGTACAATCATGCGCAGATCAAATAAAGATTTTGCATTTTTGTTGAGAAATATTGTGCAGGACTAAGGTCTTCAATATTTAGAACACAAAGGGGTCTCATGTTATAGATCCAGTTTTGCTGTGTTATGTGTTGTAAAATTGTAAATACTAGCTTGACAGGTGATGAACTTTTCCCCCCTTTTTTTTGAAATTCAAGAAGTAGAAATAGTCTGAAAACTTCTATTTAATGAATGGTGCCTCTATCTTACGAAGAATTAGATTGTTCTCCTGCTGTTATTTGCTGGGGGGCAGAAACTAAGCATGTGGATATCATCACTGAGTTTATTATAGGATGCATATGGATGGGTCATCATAGCATGTTCTGTATTTTGTATGGTACCTTCCATATTTCTGATCGTCTTCACCTGTAGTCATGATTTTATGCTCCTTTATCTTGCACAATCACAGTAACTGATGTGACTAAAGTCTACTGATTCGCTATTTGCTTTTCCGATCTTATTCTCCATGTGAAAAGGTTGCCCATCTGTGTTAGAAAGCTCTGAAGATTTGCTGATACCTGGGACCCTTCATATAGAAGCAGAAGACTGATGGAATGGAATTCTTGAAGTGTCCTTCCATTTCCTCAAAAGCTGTCCAAACCATGGTAAGTTTTTATCCAAATTGTAATGTGCCCTTAGAATCCATTGGTGCACTGCAGGTATTTGGTGTGTTTTGCACTTTTGCTAGAAGATCTTTCCCAGTGGTACACTTCATTGTTTAAGCTGGATTGATGCTCCATCGATGACGTGATGCAGCAATGCTTTCCCTTTCAGGTACAAAACTTTGTCTAGGATAATGGCATGGGCTAAGTGCCTTTAGTCGGGGTCAAGTTAGGCTAACATATAGTCCAATATGCCTCCTTTCTTGGATTCCAAATGTGGTGTGGCAATTGGTTGAAATCTACCCAGAATGTGTTGCTTTACAGGTGTGCTTGTGACAACTTGACCCTATTGGTTGGTAAAGTCATCCAAGCAACTGTCAGTGACATTGTTGCAGGTAGTGGGGTTCCATTTCCAGGAACGAACCAGGAAGGGGGCGGGAGGAAAAATGCAGAGAACGAGGCCCAACCGAATGGGTAAGCCATCGTACAAAACCATCACAAAATTTGGGTGACAATGACACTTCTTTACAAGCAAAAATATAATGGAGAATAACCATGTCGGCTAAGCCAAAATAGCCCCAAATCCGAAATTTTAATTTACTATCGGATCCTTTCATATATATGACTCTGAAAACAATATGACTTCATTTATCCTGTCAGCATGATATAACTTCCAGTTTGGTTCGCGGTAATCTTCCGTGATGCTCATTTGTTGTTGGTGGGGGCACTCATTTGACTATCTTAAGATTTTCTTACTGGATCCACAGATTTTCTAGTTGCCAGTTCATATCATTCAAGTTGTTAGGGTACGAGATGAATCGGACTGTGTCTCCAACTGAGAGCGACGCATCTGAACCCTCCCGGGCCGGTGACCGACATCAGATGGGTAGTTGATCCCTTGGTCTCGGCGTCTGCCCTATAGGCAGGAGGGAGCATGAACATCGCTAAAAGCGACTTGAGAAAGCAGCTCCTTAAATTCCTTTTTGAAGCGCACAAGCAACTCAGCACGGTGCTTTGCTTTCGGTTGTACTGAACGCTGGTGAACAGACGCACGAGGCGTACTTTCCCCCTGCTGGGAATTCTAGAAACAGTTGATGCACAGTGCATGTCACCTGAAAGAAGATGTTTCCTTCCCCCTGGAAGCAAAATCCCTAGAGTGACAAGAATATGTTAGCTACAATATTTTAAGTACACATGCGGTGCTCATTTGATTCTTTTTAGCTCCTGTCTTGCACCACGAATGGAAAAATAACCCACCAAGTGAGGAACAAGAAACAGATACAGAGTGCACACGCTGTCAAACTTTCTGAATGAAAGAATCACAGAGCTAGGCCTGTCTATACAGTTGCAAACTTGCAATTGCCGCACGACGTATGAACAACATTGGCAGGGAGGTTAGTTCCTATGCCGCTGTCTGAGCATCTCGGTTCCATGAGGTTGCAGTTGCACGCTACATGAAGATTGAAGGAGGCGTGGCCGCTGATCCGATCTGGCCGTGCCGGAGCTTTCGGCTTTCCTCGTCAGGGGTAGCCCGACGCCAGGCACGCCTCCCAGAACTTGCGGTCCTCCTCCTGCCGCCTGGCCGCCGCCACCTTGGGGTCCTCGtcctcgtcgccgtcgcggtcgccgccgccgcgcggttCGCCCCCGGCCGCTCTGCTCCCGTTCGCCCAGAGGGAGCAGTTGCTCTCCTGACGGCGCCACCACACGACGACGCTTCCGCTCCCCTCGACCTCGTCCTCGTCGTCCTGTcccccaccgccaccgccgacgAAGCTGCCGCAgccgccgtcctcctcgccGCTGTCGTCGTCGACCAGCACCAGCTCCAGCTCCTGATCGTCCCGCTCCGACGGGCAGCACGACTCCGCCACCCTCTCCTGCTTCCCGCCGTGCGCGACCGCCTCGGCGTCGGCGCGGCCCCTCTTGCACGGGAGCTGCGCCGCCTGCGACGGTGCCGGGACCGGCGGCGGATGCCGGCGCGGGGCTGCGTGCGGCTGCACGGCGGCCATCGACCAAACAGAGGCTAGCTTTGCTTATTCGGAGAAGCTAGATTACCCGGGCGGCCGGGCGGGAGAGGAAGCGAGGCAAGATGAGTTCCGGCTTTTGGTCGTGGAAATATATATGGAGCGTAGGATGGAGTGGGTCAGGATTCAGGAGGAGAGTTTGGCGAGGGAATGGCCGGGGGCGAGCGGCCGATGGCGACCGGTGCCCGTCGACGTGCGGAGCGAGGCAGGCTACAAATCATCTCGTTTCTGACAGATTTGCCAAGGAAGGAAGCGATCCGTTCCTGGCTGCTAGCTTCCCTAGGGGGCCATGGCGTATCGATGGCTTGCTTCGGTTTCGCACTCGTGCACTTTAGTTTTAGTACGTGGTAGCTGCTGTACTGAACGAGCGTCCAGCAGTTTATTGTAATTAAAGAACGAGCAATAACAGAAGGGCCAAAACTCAAAAGGATTTTCAAATTTCAAAGGATCTTGCCAGCAGTACTCTCTCCATCCGCAAATACTGTTGGagtaatgggcttggcccattcattctaatgcattaaaagaatttaaatcccactattaatgctagggaatcaatgcttaattccataccgggaattgaggaggatctcaaccgacttaaaaagtgga from Panicum hallii strain FIL2 chromosome 9, PHallii_v3.1, whole genome shotgun sequence includes:
- the LOC112873299 gene encoding polyadenylate-binding protein RBP45-like yields the protein FVDLNNVQVISVKIIRNKQTGQPEGYGFIEFGNHALAEQVLQNYNGQMMPNGNQPFKLNWATSGAGEKRGDDGSDYTIFVGDLASDVTDFILQDTFKSRYPSVKGAKVVFDRTTGRSKGYGFVKFGDLDEQTRAMTEMNGQYCSSRPMRLGPASNKKNTGGQQQPSSATYQNTQGTDSDNDPNNTTVFVGGLDPSVTDELLRQTFSPYGELLYVKIPVGKRCGFVQYSNRASAEEAIMVLNGTQLGGQSVRLSWGRSPANKQPQQEQNQWSSGYYGYPQGYDPYGYARPPQDPAMYAYTAYPGYGNYQQQPPQQPPPQQ
- the LOC112876478 gene encoding uncharacterized protein LOC112876478, which codes for MAAVQPHAAPRRHPPPVPAPSQAAQLPCKRGRADAEAVAHGGKQERVAESCCPSERDDQELELVLVDDDSGEEDGGCGSFVGGGGGGQDDEDEVEGSGSVVVWWRRQESNCSLWANGSRAAGGEPRGGGDRDGDEDEDPKVAAARRQEEDRKFWEACLASGYP